The Podarcis raffonei isolate rPodRaf1 chromosome 2, rPodRaf1.pri, whole genome shotgun sequence genome window below encodes:
- the TMEM100 gene encoding transmembrane protein 100: MTDEPIKEILGGSKCPQCATLEKCNNNDCRVTAVPLVSECRLTAATGGAELSCYRCTIPFGVVILIAGVVVTAVAYSFNSHGSIISVLGLVILSSGLLLLALSALCWKIRQRSKKTKRRESQTTLVANQRSLFA, from the coding sequence ATGACCGACGAACCCATCAAAGAGATCTTGGGAGGTTCCAAATGTCCTCAGTGTGCAACGCTGGAAAAGTGCAACAACAATGACTGCAGGGTGACAGCCGTGCCTCTGGTGAGCGAGTGCCGGCTGACAGCCGCCACGGGGGGAGCCGAACTCTCCTGCTACCGCTGCACGATCCCGTTTGGGGTGGTGATCCTCATCGCCGGGGTGGTGGTCACAGCGGTGGCGTACAGCTTCAATTCCCATGGATCCATCATCTCCGTGCTTGGGCTGGTCATACTGTCCTCCGGACTCCTTTTGCTGGCGTTGAGCGCCTTATGCTGGAAAATCCGACAGAGGAGCAAGAAGACAAAGAGGCGAGAAAGCCAGACGACTCTAGTGGCAAATCAGAGGAGCCTGTTTGCTTAG